A stretch of DNA from Variovorax paradoxus:
CGACAAGAACATCGCCAAGGGCGAAGAGCCCGATGCCGACGTCACCGCGGGCCTGTTCATGTACCCCGTGCTCATGGGCGCCGACATCCTGATGTTCAACGCCCACAAGGTGCCCGTGGGCCGCGACCAGGTGCAGCACATCGAGATGGCGCGCGACATGGCGCAGCGCTTCAACCACCAGTACGGCGAGCACTTCACGCTGCCCGACGCCGAGATCGACGATGCGGTCGCCACCTTGCCCGGCCTGGACGGCCGCAAGATGAGCAAGAGCTACAACAACACGATCCCGCTGTTCGCGCCGCGCGCGCAGCTGCAAAAGCAGATCGCCAGCATCGTCACCGACTCGCGCGCGCCCGGCGAGCCCAAGGACACCGAGGGCTCGGCCCTCTTCCAGATCTACCAAGCCTTCGCCAGCACCGAGGAAACCGAAGCGCTGCGCAAGGCGTACGCCGACGGCATCGCCTGGGGCGACGCCAAGCAGGTGCTGTTCGAGCGCATCGACCGCGAAGTGGCGCCGCTGCGCGCGCGCTACGAGGCGCTCATGAACGACCCCGCCGAGATCGAGCGCATCCTGCTGCTAGGGGCCGAGAAGGCGCGCAAGCTGTCGCGCCCCTTCATGACCTCGCTGCGCCACGCGGTCGGCCTGCGCAACCTCGCGGCGGGCCGCGACGGCGGCGGCACCAAGGCTGCCAAGGTGGCAAAGCCCAGCTTCAAGCAATACCGCGAGAAGGCCGACGGCCTTTTCTATTTCAAGCTGCTCGATGCGCGCGGCGAAACCCTTCTGCAAAGCCGTGGATTCGCGTCACCGCAGGAAGCGGGCCGTACCATCGCCGACTTGCAGGCGCAACGCGGCGCGGCGCTCACGGCACTGGCCGCGCAGCTCGAACCGGTCGACGCGCAACAGGCTCGCGCCGCCACCGAGGCGCTGGAGGCACTGGCGGAGGCAACGTCCACCACTCAGGGACATTGATCCGGCAACGACCCGCAGGCCATCCGCCTACGGGTGCGACAAGAGAGAAGACGGTGCGATCACAAAGGAAGAAAACATGAGCATTTATGTCATCGACGACCACCCCCTGATGCGCGACGCGATCGTGATGGTCCTGCGTCGCCTGCGCCCCGCCGAGAACATCGTCGAGCTCGAGCGGCTCGACAAGCTCGCCAGTTCGGTCCAGCAGCGTGGCGCGCCCACCCTTTTCTGCCTGGACCTGAAGCTGCCGGACACCAATGGCGTCTCGGGCGTGATCGCGGTCAAGCAGGTCTATCCGAACGTGCCGATCGCCGTGTATTCGGCGGCCCCGGCTGCCGACATGGAAGACGCCTGCATCGAGGCCGGCGCTGATACCTACATCGAGAAGTCGGCCAGCTCCAACGAGCTGGCAGCCGCCCTGCGCGGCCTGCTGATGGCCGGGTCGGAAGACGACACCGAAGAGATGCCGGCCGCCAACAGCGGCAAGCTCTCCAAGCGCCAGACCCAGCTGATCGCCATGCTCGACAAGGGCATGAGCAACCGCGACATCGCGACCGACCTGGAGATCAGCGAACACACGGTGAAGGTGCACCTGTGGCGCCTGTTCCGCCGCCTGGGCGTGAAGAGCCGTACGCAGGCCCTGCACTACGCACGCACGAATGGGCTGCTCTCGGGCTGAGCCCGCGAAGCTGCTGGCTTGATCAGGAACCGCGCCTCGTGCGCGGTTTTTTCATGGGCGGTGCGAGAGCGCTTGAGGGCGACCGCTCAGCCGCCCGACGCACTCACCCGCGCCTGCGCCACCGCCTCGTCGGCATCGTGCAGCGCCACGCGGAACACGCTGCCGCTGCCCAGGCGCGAGCGCACGCTGACCGGGTGGCCCAGCACGTGCGACAAGCGCGCCACGATCGCCAGGCCCAGGCCGAAGCCGTCGGAGGTGCCGGCGTGGTCGGCCACCTTGTAGAACTCGAGGAACACGTCGCGCAGGTGCTCGGGCGCGATGCCGATGCCGGTGTCCCACACCTCCACGCGCATGCCCTCGCGGGTCTGGCGCGCGGCCAGCAGCACGCCGCCTTCGGTCGTGTACTTGATGGCGTTGGCGAGCAGGTTGCCGATCATGCGGCGCACGCGGATCGGGTCGGTGAGGAACGAGCCTTCGGTCACGTGCACCCGGAAGTCCAGGCCCCGGCTCTCGGCCACGGGGCGGTACTGCAGCTCGAGGTCGTGCAGCAGCTCGGCCACGTCGACGCGCTCGATGTGCAGCCGCACCTGCCCCGCGTCGATGCGCGCCAGGTCGAACATGGAATCGAACAGCGCGTTCACCGCGTGGGTGGCACGCACGATCTTCGGCGCAAGCTCGAGCACCAGCTCGGGCTCGTTGCGCAGCCAGTCGGCGTACAGCGACAGCGCCAGCACGGGCTGGCGCATGTCGTGCGCGGCGCTGGCCAGGAAGCGGTTCTTCATGGCCACGGCCGACACCGCCGCCTGCCGCTGCTGCGTGAGCGACTTGATGAGGATGTGGTTGTGGAACAGCAGCTCCAGGCTGTTGCGCGCCGTCTCATGGATGTTGCGGCCGGCGCGCAACAGCAGGAACCAGTGCAGCGCCGGCAGCAGCGGCATCAGGTAGCCGTACTGGAAATGCGGGTGCTGCATGGTGACGGCCACGAGGCGCACCAGCACCGCGCCGAGCATGGTGATGAACAGCGTGTTGACGTAGCGCTTGAGCAGCGGCGGGTGCAGCGCCAGCCCGTTGAGCGGGAAGGTGCCCACGCCGGCCACGATGAGCCAGCTCATGAACTGGTTGACCTGCGGCGTGCGCTCGAAGAACAGCAGCACCGAACAACCCCACACCACCGCACTGGTGCTCCACACGAAGCCGTAGCGGTCGGTGAACTGCTGCTGCGCGACCGCGCTGCGCCCGGCGTAGCGCACGGCATACACGCGCGCGCCCCAGGCCCGGCAGGCGGTGGCGATGATGCCGGCGGCCAGCCAGGTCAGCAGCTCCCAGCGGGGCACGTGGCCCCAGCCCAGGCCAACCATGGCCGGCATGAGCGCCGCCGAAACGATATAGGAGCCGCGCGCCGAGCGCATCAGGCTGCGGATGAGTTCCCCGCGCACCCACGACTCGGCCTCGTCGGCCGACGCCGGAGCGGGTGTCACGCTTGCGATCGACGCATTCGCCATGGATGCATGACCGCGGTTGATGCGGCCAAACCAGAGAAAGATGGAGACAGACGCCTGCGCAGGCGCCAGAAGTTCGCGATCTTAACGGTCTGTCGCCCACGGTTTCGGGAAGTAACCGCAGAAAATCCGCCCTCCCCGCACGCCGGCCCGCCGCGACACCCCGTTTACCATGCGGGCTGCCGACACACACCGCACCCCATGCTGAACAACATCACCCCTTTCCTCGTCCACTGGGCCATCACCGGCATCTCGCTGTGGGTGGCCAGCCATCTCTTCAAGGGACTCAAGTTCGACAGCACCGCGGCGCTGATCGTGTCGGCGCTGCTGCTCGGCCTGGCTAACGCGGTCGTCAAGCCGCTGCTGATCTTCCTCACGCTGCCGCTGACGCTGCTGACCTTCGGCCTGTTCCTGCTGGTCATCAACGCGCTGATGGTCATGCTCGTGGCGGCGCTGGTGAAGGGCTTCAAGGTGTCGGGCTTCTGGACCGCCCTCTTCGCGAGCATCTTCATCTCGCTGCTGAGCATCCTCATCGGCTCGTTCGTGACCGGCGGCGATCCGGCCGAGCAGATCCAGATGCCGCAGGGCGGCAACTGGCTCTGAGCGGCCAACGGAAGCAGCGCGCTCAGCGCTGCGCGCTCGCCATGTAGTCCACCGTCAGCTGCGACAGCGTGCGCACGCCGATCAGCAGGCTGGCTTCATCGACGAAGAAGCGCGGCGAGTGGTTGGGCTCGGCCTTGGCTGCGTCGCGACCGGGCGGCGTGGCACCGATCATCACGAACAGGCCGGGCGCCTTCTGCGCGAAGAACGAGAAGTCTTCGCCGCCCGTGCCCTTCGGAATCACGACCGGCTTGGCGCCCGGCACGCGCTGCAGGCTGGGCACCATCTGCGCCGTCAGGGCGGCGTCGTTCACGGTGGGCGCGTAGCCGTCGGCCTCGAAGCGGACCTCGGCCGTGCCGCCGCCGCTTTGCGCGATGTGCGAGGCGGTCTCGCCCATGCGCTTGATGATGAACTGGCGCATCTCGTCGTCGTAGGTGCGCAGCGTGCCGCTCATCTCGACCGCGTCGGGAATGATGTTGTAGCGCGTGCCCGCGTTGAAGGTGCCCACGCTGAGCACCGACGGCTCCTTGGTCACGTTGACCTGGCGGCTCGCGATGGTCTGGAAGCCCAGCACGATCTGCGAGCCCAGCACGATCGGGTCGACCCCGCTCCAGGGCTGCGAGCCGTGCGTCTGGCGGCCCTTCACGCTGACCTTGAAGGTGTCCGAACTCGCGGTGATGGGGCCGGGCTTGTAGCCGATCTGTCCGGTGTTCAGCCCCGAGACCAGGTGCAGGCCGAACACGGCGTCGGGCGTGGGCGCGTCGAAGGCGCCTTCGGCCAGCATGCGGCGCGCGCCGCCGATCTCGGCGTTGGGCAGCTTCTCCTCGGCCGGCTGGAAGATCAGCTTCACGGTGCCCGGCAACTGCGCCTTCATCGAGGCCAGCACCTCGGCCACGCCCATGAGGATCGCCACGTGGCCGTCGTGGCCGCAGGCGTGCATGACATCGACCGTAGCGAAACCCCACTGGGCACGGGCCTTGGAGGCGAAGGGCACATCGACCTGCTCCTTCACGGGCAGCGCATCCATGTCGGCGCGCAGCGCCACCACCGGGCCGGGCTTGGCGCCGCGCAAGGTGGCGACCACGCCGGTCACGGCCACGCCTTCGCGCACCTCGTAACCCAGCGCCTTCAGGTGGGCCGCGACCAATGCGGCGGTGCGCTTTTCCTGGTTGCCGAGTTCGGGGTGCTGATGGATGTCGCGGCGCCAGTCGATCACCTTCTGCTCGATGGCCTTGGAACGCTCGGCGATCAGCGGGTACAGCGGCACTGCGGCGGCCGGCGCGGGCGATGCCGCAGCGGCAGGCGCCTCCTGCGCCGAGGCACACAGGGACGAGACGGCAAGAACGATGGGCAGGCACAGGCGTGCGGCCGGACGGAATCGGTGGGACATGGTGAGGTGTTGTCTGAAAGCGGAAGAAGGGAAGGACCCGCCGGGCGGGAGCCCTTCGTCCGCACGGCCCCATCGGGCCGGCAGCCGATGCGCCCTTGTCTGCCGCCCGACCCCCTGAGCGTAGGAAGGCCACCGATTGGCGTCCAATCGCTTTTGCATCAACTGATAATGATTGCCTATCGATGGCTTCCGACACACCCACACCCTCTTCCGTGCTGCACGAGCGGCTGCTCGCGCGCTTGCGCCTGCGCCATCTGAAGCTGATCGACGCGCTGGCCGCGCACTCGCACCTGCGCCGCGCGGCCGACGCGATCCACATCAGCCAGCCGGCGGCCACGCAGATGCTGCAGGAGGTCGAGAGCCTGATCGACACGCCGCTGTTCGAGCGCCACGCGCGCGGCATGCGCATCACCGAGGCCGGGCGCCTGCTGGCGCTGCATGCGCGCATGGTGATCGACGCGATGCAGGTCGCCAGCGACAGCCTCGCGGCGCTGGCCGCGCAGGAGACCCGCGCACTGCGCATCGGCGCCATCGAGGCGGCCATCGCCAGCGTGCTGCAGCCCGCGCTCAACGGGCTGCATGCGAAGCACCCCAAGCTGCGCCTGTTCATCGAGGAAGGCAACATCGAACGGCTCACGGTCGGCCTGCGCGCGGGTGCCTTCGATGCCGTGCTGCTGCGCCAGCCGGCGCGCGTGCCCGACGCCCACCGCTTCGTGCCGCTGCGCAGCGACTCGGTGGTGGTGATCGCCGGCGTCAATCATCCGGCCGCGCAGCGCAAGCGCCTGCGGCTGCGCGACCTCGCCGACTCGCGCTGGGTGCTGCCGCCGTCGCACTTCGCGGTGCGTCAGGTGATGGAGGCCGCCTGGGCTGCCGAGCAGATCGTGCCGCGCCCGCACGCCATCCAGGTGCTCACGCCGCAGCTGGTGCGCGCCCTGCTCTCGCAGCCCGACGTGGTGGTGCCGGTGCCTCGCACCGTGCTCGACCAGCTCGACCGCTCGGCCGTGGTCGAGCTGCCGCTGCGCATGAACGCGCCCATCGCGCCACTGGGCATCCTGTACCGCAGCGACAACGCGGTCGGGCCGCTGGTGCTGCTGGTCGACTTCCTGGTCGCGCAGGCGAAAAAGAAGCCGTGACAGAAGCCCTGACGGCCACGGGCATCGCCCTGCTTCACACCTGCTTAACCGGGCGATAGCACACTCGACCCCACCCGCCGGCCCTTCCCGGGCATGGCACGGTTTCCGCTCTGTAAAGTTCGCCGCCCCCGCGCCGCGGCATTGAACTCGACGGCGCGTGCCCGCTCCATCTTTGGCTTTCGTCACTTCTGCCTGTCCATGCCCGTCCACTTCGCCTCCCGTTCCGCCCCGCTCCTCACGGCCCTGTGCATCGCCGCCGCCCTCGTGGGGTGCTCGCGCACCAACGTGGAGTCTCCGGGCATGGCCAAGGCGGCCCCCGAGAAAGAAGTCGGCATCGTCACGCTGAAGTCCGAAGTGCTGGCCCTGAGCACCGAGCTGCCCGGTCGCACCGCCGCCCCGGTCATCGCCGAGATCCGCCCGCAGGTCGGCGGCATCCTCAAGGAAAGGCTCTTCACCGAAGGCTCGCAGGTCAAGGCCGGCCAGGTGCTCTACCAGCTCGACCCGGCCTCGCTGCAGGCGGCGCATGCGAGCGCGCAGGCCAGCGCGCGCAAGGCCGAGTCGGCCCTGGCCACGGCCCGCACCGTGGCCAAGCGCAATGCCGAGCTGGTGAAGATCGACGCCATCAGCCGCCAGGTGTTCGATGAAACCCAGGCCGCCGCGCAGCAGGCCGAAGCCGACCTCGGCGTGGCGCGCGCCGCCGAGCAGACCGCGCGCATCCAGCTGGGCTACACCCGCATCACCTCGCCGATCACCGGCTGGGCAGAGCTCTCGACCGTGACCCCGGGCGCGCTGGTCACCGCCAACCAAGCGGCCGCCATGACCACCGTGCAGCAGCTCGACCCGATCCATGTGCACGTCACGCAGTCGAGCAGCGAACTCTTGCGCCTGAAGCGCGAGCTCGCCAGCGGCCGGCTGCAGCGCGCCAGCGAGGCCGAGGCACGCATCCAGCTGCTGCTCGAAGACGGCAGCCCCTACCCGCACGCCGGGCGCCTCACCTTCAGCGGCGTGACGGTCGATGCCGGCACCGGCAGCGTCACGCTGCGCGCCGTGGTGCCCAACCCCGACAAGCTGCTGATGCCCGGCATGTACGTGCGCGCCGTCTTGCAAGAGGGCGTGAACGACGCCGCCCTGCTCGTGCCGCAACAGGCCGTCACGCGCGCGCCCGACGGCAGTGCCTCCACGCTGGTGATCGATGCCGACAACAAGGTCGAGAAGCGCCCCATCCGCATCGGCCGCGCCATCGGCACGCGCTGGCAGGTGATCGACGGCCTGGTCGCGGGCGACCGCGTGCTCATGGAAGGCTCGCAGCGCGTGAAGGTGGGCGACAAGGTGCGCACGGTCGACCTGGGCGCCCGTCCCGCCAGCGCTGCCATCGCGAGCGCCAAGCCCGACGCTGCTTCCACCACCCTCGCGCGCTGAGGCCACGCCATGGCCCAGTTCTTCATCGACCGCCCCATCTTCGCGTGGGTGCTTTCCATCGTCGTCATGCTCGCCGGCCTGATGGCCATTCGCACGCTGCCGCTCGAGCAGTACCCCGACATCGCGCCGCCGCGCGTGTCCATCGGCGCCACCTACACCGGCGCCTCGGCCAAGACGGTCGAAGACTCCGTCACCCAGGTCATCGAACAGCAGATGAAGGGGCTGGACAACCTGCTGTACATGCAGTCGACCAGCAACTCGTCGGGGCAGGCGCGGCTGTCGCTCACCTTCGACGCGGGCACCAACATCGACGTGGCCCAGATGCAGGTGCAGAACAAGCTGCAGCAGGCCATGTCCCGCCTGCCGCAGCAGGTGCAAAGCCGCGGCGTCACCGTCACCAAGGGCGGCAACGACTTCCTCATGATCGTCTCGATGTTCTCCGGCGACGGCAGTGCCTCGGCGGTGGACGTGGGCGACTTCATCAGCAGCAACCTCGTCGACGTCATCAGCCGCATCGACGGCGTGGGCGAAGTGCAGACCCTGGGCACCGGCTACGCCATGCGCCTGTGGCTCGACCCCGACAAGCTGCGCAAGTACGCGCTCATGCCTTCCGACGTGGGCAGCGCCATCACCGCGCAGAACGCGCAGGTCTCGGCCGGCCAGCTCGGCGCGCTGCCGGCCATTGCGCAGCAGCAGCTCAACGCCACCATCACCGCGCGCAGCAAGCTGAAGACGGTCGAGGAGTTCGAGAACGTGGTGCTGCGCGCCACGCCCGACGGTGCCGTGGTGCGCCTGAGAGACGTGGCCCGTATCGAGCTGGGCGCCGAGAACCTCACGGTGCGTTCGGTGCTGAGCGGCCGCCCAGGCGCCGGCATGGGCATCGTGCTGGCCGATGGCGCCAACGCGGTGCAGGTGGCCGAGGCGGTGAAGGCCAAGGTGGCCGAACTGCAGCCGCTCTTTCCCAACCAGATGCAGACCTTCGTGAGCTACGACACCACGCCCTTCGTGAGCGCGTCGATCGACGAGGTGGTGAAGGCGCTGGCAGAAGCCATGCTGCTGGTCGTGCTGGTCATGTACATCTTTCTGCAGAACTTCCGCGCCACGCTGATCCCGGCCATTGCGGTGCCGGTGGTGCTGCTGGGCACCTTCGGCGTGCTGTCGATGGCCGGCTACTCGATCAACACGCTCACGATGTTCGGCATGGTGCTGGCCATCGGCCTGCTGGTGGACGACGCCATCGTGGTGGTGGAAAACGTCGAGCGCGTGATGCACGAGGAAGGCCTCTCGCCCAAGGAGGCCACGCGCAAGTCGATGGCCGAGATCACGCCTGCGCTGATCGGCATCGCGCTGGTGCTGTCGGCCGTGTTCATCCCCATGGCCTTCTTCGGCGGCTCGACCGGCGTGATCTACCGCCAGTTCTCGATCACCATCGTCTCGGCCATGGCGCTGTCGGTGTTCGTGGCGCTCACGCTCACGCCCGCGCTGTGCGCCACGTTGCTGAAGCCCGTTGCCAAGGGCGGCCATGCAGAACCCCGCAAGGGCGTGCTGGGCATGGTCGACCGCTTCTTCGCGGGCTTCAATCGCACCTTCGACAAGGGCGCCGACCGCTACCAGGGCGTGGTCGGCGGCATCATGCGGCGCGGCAAGCGCAGCCTCGTGGTGTACCTGCTCATCGCGGCCGTGATGGCGCTGCTGTTCATGCGCCTGCCCACGTCCTTCCTGCCCGATGAAGACCAGGCCTTCCTGCAGGTGCAGGTGACGCTGCCGCCGGGCGCGTCCGATGCGCGGCTGCAGCCGGTGGTCGCGCAGATGCAGGACTACTTCACCAAGCAGCCCGAGGTGGTGAGCGTGAACGTGATCACCGGGCAGAACGGCGACCAGAGTTCGGCACGCGCCTTCGTGAAGCTCAAAGACTGGGCCGAGCGCGAAGGCGCCGGCCAGTCGGCCGCCGAACTCGCGCGGCGCGCCAACAAGGAACTCTCGACGATCCGCGACGCGCGCATCTTCGTGCTGCTGCCGCCGGCGGTACGCGGGCTCGGCGCCAACGCGGGCTTCAACTTCCACCTGAAGGACATCAACGGGCTGGGCCACGACGCGCTCGTGAAGGCGCGCGACCAGCTCATCGACCTGCTCTCCAAGCGGCCCGAAGTCGCGAACGTGCGCAGCAACAACCTGGACGACACGCCGCAGTTCGCGGTGGACATCGACGACGCGCGCGCCGGTGCATCGAGCCTGGCCACGTCCGACATCGACAGCACGCTCTCCAGCGCCATGGGCGGCACCTACATCAACGACTTTCTGGACAACGGCCGCGTCAAGCGCGTGTACATGCAGGGCGACACCGCCTTCCGCATGCTGCCCACCGACATCGACCGCTGGAGCGTGCGCAACAGCCTGGGCCAGATGGTGCCGTTCCCGGCGTTCTCGAGCTCGCGCTGGACGTACGGCTCTCCGCAGCTGCAGCGCTACAACGGCAGCCCCAGCTACGAGTTCGTGGGTGATGCCGCGCCCGGCGTCAGCTCGGGCGTCGCGATGGCCGCCGTCGACGAAGTGATGAAGCAGATGCCCGCCGGCATCGGCTACGAATGGACCGGCGCCTCGTTCCAGGAACGCCTGTCAGGCGCGCAGGCGCCGCTGCTCTACGCCATCTCGATCCTGTTCGTGTTCCTGTGTCTTGCCGCCCTGTACGAGAGCTGGTCGGTGCCGTTCTCGGTGATCCTCGTGGTGCCGCTGGGCATCGTCGGCGCGCTGCTGTTCACCAGCCTGCGCGGCCTGAGCAACGACGTGTACTTCCAGGTCGGCCTGCTGACCACCGTGGGCCTGTCGTCGAAGAACGCGATCCTGATCGTCGAGTTCGCCAAGCAGCTGCAGGAGCAAGGCAAGGGCGTGATCGAAGCCACGCTGGAAGCCGTGCGCCTGCGGCTGCGCCCCATCCTCATGACCTCGCTGGCCTTCGGCTTCGGCGTGCTGCCGCTCGCCATCGGCACCGGCGCGGGCGCAGGCGGACGCCACTCGATCGGCACCGCGGTGCTCGGCGGCATGGTGGTCGGCACGGCGCTGGGCATCTTCTTCGTGCCGCTGTTCTTCGCATTGATTCGCGGCTGGCTGGAAGGCCGACGCAAGCCAGCCGAAGCACCAGAGGCCTTGCCCGCAGAACAGGGAGCGCAATGATGATTCGCTCCACCCTGCCCCGCCTTCCCCTGCGCGCACTGGCCTGTGCCGCCATGGCCTCGGCCGTGCTCGCGGGCTGCGTCAACCTCGCACCCGCGTATGAAACGCCCGCCTCGCCGGTGCCCGCTGCGCTGCCCTCGGCCGGCGTCACCGCCGCCACGCCGCTGGACATTGGCTGGCGCG
This window harbors:
- a CDS encoding phage holin family protein, translated to MLNNITPFLVHWAITGISLWVASHLFKGLKFDSTAALIVSALLLGLANAVVKPLLIFLTLPLTLLTFGLFLLVINALMVMLVAALVKGFKVSGFWTALFASIFISLLSILIGSFVTGGDPAEQIQMPQGGNWL
- a CDS encoding tryptophan--tRNA ligase, translating into MASSSPAPLRVLTGITPSGTPHLGNYVGSIRHSVRQSVAAGVESYFFLADYHALIKVQEPALIQRSTLEIAASWLACGLDPERVTFYRQSDIAEITELTWFLTCVTGKGVLNRAHAYKAQLDKNIAKGEEPDADVTAGLFMYPVLMGADILMFNAHKVPVGRDQVQHIEMARDMAQRFNHQYGEHFTLPDAEIDDAVATLPGLDGRKMSKSYNNTIPLFAPRAQLQKQIASIVTDSRAPGEPKDTEGSALFQIYQAFASTEETEALRKAYADGIAWGDAKQVLFERIDREVAPLRARYEALMNDPAEIERILLLGAEKARKLSRPFMTSLRHAVGLRNLAAGRDGGGTKAAKVAKPSFKQYREKADGLFYFKLLDARGETLLQSRGFASPQEAGRTIADLQAQRGAALTALAAQLEPVDAQQARAATEALEALAEATSTTQGH
- a CDS encoding efflux RND transporter periplasmic adaptor subunit, which produces MPVHFASRSAPLLTALCIAAALVGCSRTNVESPGMAKAAPEKEVGIVTLKSEVLALSTELPGRTAAPVIAEIRPQVGGILKERLFTEGSQVKAGQVLYQLDPASLQAAHASAQASARKAESALATARTVAKRNAELVKIDAISRQVFDETQAAAQQAEADLGVARAAEQTARIQLGYTRITSPITGWAELSTVTPGALVTANQAAAMTTVQQLDPIHVHVTQSSSELLRLKRELASGRLQRASEAEARIQLLLEDGSPYPHAGRLTFSGVTVDAGTGSVTLRAVVPNPDKLLMPGMYVRAVLQEGVNDAALLVPQQAVTRAPDGSASTLVIDADNKVEKRPIRIGRAIGTRWQVIDGLVAGDRVLMEGSQRVKVGDKVRTVDLGARPASAAIASAKPDAASTTLAR
- the shkS gene encoding surface-behavior sensor histidine kinase ShkS — its product is MANASIASVTPAPASADEAESWVRGELIRSLMRSARGSYIVSAALMPAMVGLGWGHVPRWELLTWLAAGIIATACRAWGARVYAVRYAGRSAVAQQQFTDRYGFVWSTSAVVWGCSVLLFFERTPQVNQFMSWLIVAGVGTFPLNGLALHPPLLKRYVNTLFITMLGAVLVRLVAVTMQHPHFQYGYLMPLLPALHWFLLLRAGRNIHETARNSLELLFHNHILIKSLTQQRQAAVSAVAMKNRFLASAAHDMRQPVLALSLYADWLRNEPELVLELAPKIVRATHAVNALFDSMFDLARIDAGQVRLHIERVDVAELLHDLELQYRPVAESRGLDFRVHVTEGSFLTDPIRVRRMIGNLLANAIKYTTEGGVLLAARQTREGMRVEVWDTGIGIAPEHLRDVFLEFYKVADHAGTSDGFGLGLAIVARLSHVLGHPVSVRSRLGSGSVFRVALHDADEAVAQARVSASGG
- a CDS encoding amidohydrolase, translating into MSHRFRPAARLCLPIVLAVSSLCASAQEAPAAAASPAPAAAVPLYPLIAERSKAIEQKVIDWRRDIHQHPELGNQEKRTAALVAAHLKALGYEVREGVAVTGVVATLRGAKPGPVVALRADMDALPVKEQVDVPFASKARAQWGFATVDVMHACGHDGHVAILMGVAEVLASMKAQLPGTVKLIFQPAEEKLPNAEIGGARRMLAEGAFDAPTPDAVFGLHLVSGLNTGQIGYKPGPITASSDTFKVSVKGRQTHGSQPWSGVDPIVLGSQIVLGFQTIASRQVNVTKEPSVLSVGTFNAGTRYNIIPDAVEMSGTLRTYDDEMRQFIIKRMGETASHIAQSGGGTAEVRFEADGYAPTVNDAALTAQMVPSLQRVPGAKPVVIPKGTGGEDFSFFAQKAPGLFVMIGATPPGRDAAKAEPNHSPRFFVDEASLLIGVRTLSQLTVDYMASAQR
- a CDS encoding LysR family transcriptional regulator, translating into MASDTPTPSSVLHERLLARLRLRHLKLIDALAAHSHLRRAADAIHISQPAATQMLQEVESLIDTPLFERHARGMRITEAGRLLALHARMVIDAMQVASDSLAALAAQETRALRIGAIEAAIASVLQPALNGLHAKHPKLRLFIEEGNIERLTVGLRAGAFDAVLLRQPARVPDAHRFVPLRSDSVVVIAGVNHPAAQRKRLRLRDLADSRWVLPPSHFAVRQVMEAAWAAEQIVPRPHAIQVLTPQLVRALLSQPDVVVPVPRTVLDQLDRSAVVELPLRMNAPIAPLGILYRSDNAVGPLVLLVDFLVAQAKKKP
- a CDS encoding LuxR C-terminal-related transcriptional regulator, giving the protein MSIYVIDDHPLMRDAIVMVLRRLRPAENIVELERLDKLASSVQQRGAPTLFCLDLKLPDTNGVSGVIAVKQVYPNVPIAVYSAAPAADMEDACIEAGADTYIEKSASSNELAAALRGLLMAGSEDDTEEMPAANSGKLSKRQTQLIAMLDKGMSNRDIATDLEISEHTVKVHLWRLFRRLGVKSRTQALHYARTNGLLSG
- a CDS encoding efflux RND transporter permease subunit; translated protein: MAQFFIDRPIFAWVLSIVVMLAGLMAIRTLPLEQYPDIAPPRVSIGATYTGASAKTVEDSVTQVIEQQMKGLDNLLYMQSTSNSSGQARLSLTFDAGTNIDVAQMQVQNKLQQAMSRLPQQVQSRGVTVTKGGNDFLMIVSMFSGDGSASAVDVGDFISSNLVDVISRIDGVGEVQTLGTGYAMRLWLDPDKLRKYALMPSDVGSAITAQNAQVSAGQLGALPAIAQQQLNATITARSKLKTVEEFENVVLRATPDGAVVRLRDVARIELGAENLTVRSVLSGRPGAGMGIVLADGANAVQVAEAVKAKVAELQPLFPNQMQTFVSYDTTPFVSASIDEVVKALAEAMLLVVLVMYIFLQNFRATLIPAIAVPVVLLGTFGVLSMAGYSINTLTMFGMVLAIGLLVDDAIVVVENVERVMHEEGLSPKEATRKSMAEITPALIGIALVLSAVFIPMAFFGGSTGVIYRQFSITIVSAMALSVFVALTLTPALCATLLKPVAKGGHAEPRKGVLGMVDRFFAGFNRTFDKGADRYQGVVGGIMRRGKRSLVVYLLIAAVMALLFMRLPTSFLPDEDQAFLQVQVTLPPGASDARLQPVVAQMQDYFTKQPEVVSVNVITGQNGDQSSARAFVKLKDWAEREGAGQSAAELARRANKELSTIRDARIFVLLPPAVRGLGANAGFNFHLKDINGLGHDALVKARDQLIDLLSKRPEVANVRSNNLDDTPQFAVDIDDARAGASSLATSDIDSTLSSAMGGTYINDFLDNGRVKRVYMQGDTAFRMLPTDIDRWSVRNSLGQMVPFPAFSSSRWTYGSPQLQRYNGSPSYEFVGDAAPGVSSGVAMAAVDEVMKQMPAGIGYEWTGASFQERLSGAQAPLLYAISILFVFLCLAALYESWSVPFSVILVVPLGIVGALLFTSLRGLSNDVYFQVGLLTTVGLSSKNAILIVEFAKQLQEQGKGVIEATLEAVRLRLRPILMTSLAFGFGVLPLAIGTGAGAGGRHSIGTAVLGGMVVGTALGIFFVPLFFALIRGWLEGRRKPAEAPEALPAEQGAQ